The Lujinxingia vulgaris genome includes a region encoding these proteins:
- a CDS encoding DUF3341 domain-containing protein, with the protein MAKDKETKETLEETSAETSAEETETSATDAENTAVNDVETTKAEEGAEESEASEQAAATEESDASEDAAAQEAAASDENEDAEDSSEENSDDEVEESHESLTVAGNGASDAVVPPAAGDVTNGEGMKGIAAYFDLPDDLMLAAAHTRDSKYDAFEAYSPFPIHGMDDAMGLGRSWIPWVTFGAGSAGFLTANAIQFFMMTFDWPMIVGGKPYAPWPSFVPIMFELTVLFAGVTTAIVMLIAAGCFRKPFIIDPEITKDRFVLWISADDDAFDAEEVRGFLETLNPVEIRTITKGA; encoded by the coding sequence GTGGCTAAGGACAAAGAGACCAAAGAAACGCTCGAAGAGACCAGCGCTGAGACCTCCGCCGAAGAAACGGAGACCAGCGCGACGGACGCAGAGAACACCGCTGTGAACGACGTTGAAACCACCAAAGCCGAAGAAGGCGCCGAGGAAAGCGAGGCTTCCGAACAAGCCGCCGCTACCGAAGAGAGCGACGCATCTGAGGATGCAGCCGCTCAAGAGGCCGCCGCTTCGGATGAAAACGAAGACGCTGAAGACTCGTCCGAGGAGAACTCCGACGACGAGGTTGAGGAGTCCCACGAAAGCCTCACTGTCGCCGGCAACGGCGCCAGTGACGCAGTGGTTCCCCCGGCCGCAGGCGACGTCACCAACGGTGAAGGCATGAAGGGCATCGCTGCTTACTTCGACCTGCCCGACGACCTGATGCTGGCTGCGGCCCACACCCGCGACTCCAAGTACGACGCCTTTGAGGCCTACTCGCCATTCCCCATCCACGGGATGGACGACGCGATGGGCCTGGGTCGCTCCTGGATTCCCTGGGTGACCTTCGGCGCCGGCTCGGCGGGCTTTCTGACCGCCAACGCTATTCAGTTCTTCATGATGACCTTTGACTGGCCGATGATCGTCGGCGGCAAGCCCTACGCCCCCTGGCCCTCTTTTGTGCCGATCATGTTCGAGTTGACGGTGCTCTTTGCCGGGGTCACCACCGCGATTGTGATGCTGATCGCGGCGGGCTGCTTCCGCAAACCCTTCATCATCGATCCGGAGATCACCAAAGACCGCTTCGTGCTTTGGATCTCCGCCGACGACGACGCTTTTGATGCCGAAGAGGTCCGAGGATTTCTCGAGACGCTCAATCCGGTTGAAATTCGAACCATCACGAAAGGCGCTTAA
- a CDS encoding cytochrome c3 family protein, producing MNARYLTIAGILVLAAAIGFSACFNPRQGYAPEQPIAFSHQLHAGINEIPCGYCHVNPGEGPVSGVPSVNTCMNCHSQVKTDSPEIQKIHKSWREGTPIKWVKVHDMPDHVQFSHTPHINRGIDCSECHGAVNRMDVVEVTNPFNMGWCVDCHRQPQHNAPIDCVTCHY from the coding sequence ATGAATGCTCGTTATCTGACCATCGCTGGCATCCTGGTGCTCGCCGCCGCGATCGGGTTCTCGGCCTGCTTTAATCCCCGGCAGGGCTACGCTCCCGAACAGCCTATCGCCTTTAGCCACCAGCTTCATGCAGGGATCAATGAGATCCCCTGTGGCTACTGTCACGTTAACCCCGGCGAAGGCCCCGTCTCGGGCGTCCCTTCGGTCAACACCTGCATGAACTGTCACTCGCAGGTCAAAACCGACAGCCCCGAGATCCAGAAGATCCACAAGAGCTGGCGCGAGGGCACCCCGATCAAGTGGGTGAAGGTGCACGACATGCCCGACCACGTGCAGTTCAGCCACACCCCGCACATCAACCGAGGCATCGACTGCTCGGAGTGCCACGGTGCGGTCAACCGCATGGACGTGGTCGAGGTGACCAACCCCTTCAACATGGGTTGGTGTGTGGACTGCCACCGGCAGCCGCAGCATAACGCCCCGATCGACTGCGTGACCTGTCACTACTGA
- a CDS encoding MFS transporter: MTARSPIRRLFPILLLNITGFAIAIPVLPALADALGGSAVDVGLLYATQSLGQFIMAPVWGRISDRIGRKPVLMATFLAAALLELLTAMTMSLPLLYVARFVVGLCAGNVATASALIADSTDARGRSKGMAVIGISFGLGFTLGPAIGAIVGTFAQPGAGILGAGMPFAASAILSLITFMLAAFVLIEPPASEETRRANRVRYRPARITEHLKKAPIFALCALFFVYTVALAVLEGTFFLYMADTYGYDIVEVGFIFAAMGVAMAIFQGGVGPISRRLGDRRMTGLGLAALAIGLALAPLHPSLIYLFAMLGVATIGRALVHPGILSMTSQQADDPRHTGQIMGILQSASSLGRIAGPAAGGLLFAALSPSAPFVLAGILLAIAGAAWWILWARLHPESLAG; the protein is encoded by the coding sequence ATGACCGCTCGAAGCCCGATCCGCCGCCTCTTCCCGATCCTCCTGCTCAACATCACCGGGTTCGCCATCGCGATCCCGGTGCTCCCGGCGCTCGCCGACGCGCTGGGCGGCAGCGCCGTGGATGTGGGCCTTCTCTACGCCACGCAGTCGCTGGGGCAGTTCATTATGGCGCCCGTCTGGGGACGCATCTCCGACCGCATTGGTCGAAAGCCGGTCCTCATGGCGACCTTTCTGGCCGCGGCGCTCCTTGAACTGCTCACCGCGATGACCATGAGCCTTCCCCTGCTCTATGTGGCGCGCTTTGTCGTGGGTTTGTGCGCCGGCAACGTCGCCACCGCCAGCGCGCTGATCGCCGACAGCACTGACGCCAGGGGCCGCAGCAAGGGCATGGCGGTGATTGGCATCAGCTTCGGCCTGGGCTTCACACTCGGACCGGCGATCGGCGCCATTGTAGGCACCTTCGCGCAGCCGGGAGCCGGAATTCTGGGGGCAGGTATGCCCTTTGCGGCCAGCGCGATCTTGAGCCTGATCACCTTTATGCTCGCGGCCTTCGTACTGATTGAGCCCCCGGCCTCCGAAGAGACCCGCCGCGCCAATCGGGTGCGCTACCGCCCCGCCCGCATCACCGAACATCTCAAAAAGGCGCCGATCTTCGCGCTCTGCGCCCTCTTCTTTGTCTACACCGTCGCGTTGGCCGTGCTCGAGGGAACCTTCTTTCTCTACATGGCCGACACCTACGGCTACGACATCGTCGAGGTCGGGTTTATCTTCGCGGCGATGGGCGTCGCCATGGCGATCTTCCAGGGGGGGGTCGGTCCGATCTCCCGGCGTCTGGGCGACCGGCGGATGACCGGCCTTGGACTGGCAGCGCTGGCCATAGGACTTGCGCTGGCCCCCTTGCACCCCTCGCTGATCTACCTCTTTGCAATGCTGGGAGTGGCCACGATCGGCCGAGCGCTCGTGCACCCGGGGATCCTCTCGATGACCTCCCAGCAGGCCGACGATCCCCGCCACACCGGCCAGATCATGGGCATCCTGCAGTCGGCCTCAAGCCTCGGTCGCATCGCCGGCCCGGCCGCCGGCGGCCTCCTCTTCGCCGCGCTGAGCCCCTCGGCTCCCTTCGTGCTCGCCGGCATACTGCTGGCGATCGCGGGCGCTGCCTGGTGGATCCTCTGGGCGCGACTGCACCCTGAAAGCCTCGCCGGCTAA
- a CDS encoding c-type cytochrome encodes MKNATLKNGLKIALVTGGMVALIPTVYGQGIGLQTLDRMLVPTPQKIERGEKVFAEQCASCHGDQGRGGAELAQRNGAQGFVGTQVERSGLESIYSVVAHGYASESFEHTPFNNLFFQDQWAVSHYVHSLIENPNPVPAELSERIRQEAEFGVCDPEIRVGIADLVEPSGDEQLAKGEEIFAQQCASCHGAQGKGDGPAGGALNPPPRNFEAPPADWTNGTSALAVYNTLFGGISGTSMPAYGHLPEEELWALTHYIRETFVPEQNQEPATDEQVNAVCRSLSAPPRPDAIPVNDAMRFLAADAAENRMIRLGQYGDPTLAADANAEAGQQVYGQMCASCHGSQGAGARNVGPYGAFPPFLYINVGRLVPASVGGTYQDVAARTIGGVHATLPNMTPAASLSEQNWKDLQAYVAGFEGEGSDRVTTVQPLDETTSPADTTGEIPADGQAEPGAVTTPAPEAPADETQN; translated from the coding sequence ATGAAAAACGCTACGCTTAAAAATGGTCTTAAAATCGCGCTGGTCACCGGCGGCATGGTCGCCCTGATCCCCACCGTCTACGGCCAGGGAATCGGGCTTCAGACCCTCGATCGCATGCTGGTGCCGACCCCCCAGAAGATCGAACGCGGGGAGAAGGTCTTCGCCGAACAGTGTGCCTCCTGCCACGGCGATCAGGGCCGTGGTGGTGCCGAGCTCGCTCAGCGCAACGGCGCTCAGGGCTTTGTCGGCACCCAGGTGGAACGCTCCGGTCTGGAGTCGATCTACAGCGTCGTCGCCCACGGCTACGCCTCCGAGAGCTTCGAGCACACGCCCTTCAATAACCTGTTCTTCCAGGATCAATGGGCGGTCTCGCACTACGTGCACAGCCTGATTGAGAACCCCAACCCGGTCCCGGCGGAGCTCTCTGAGCGTATCCGTCAGGAAGCCGAGTTCGGCGTCTGTGATCCGGAAATCCGTGTGGGCATCGCCGACCTTGTCGAGCCCTCGGGTGACGAGCAGTTGGCCAAGGGTGAAGAGATCTTCGCCCAGCAGTGTGCCTCCTGCCACGGCGCTCAAGGTAAAGGCGACGGCCCTGCCGGTGGTGCGCTCAACCCGCCTCCGCGTAACTTCGAAGCGCCGCCGGCCGACTGGACCAACGGCACCAGCGCGCTGGCTGTTTACAACACCCTCTTCGGCGGCATCTCGGGCACCTCGATGCCCGCCTACGGCCACCTCCCCGAAGAGGAGCTCTGGGCGCTGACGCACTATATTCGCGAAACCTTTGTGCCCGAGCAGAATCAGGAGCCGGCCACCGACGAGCAGGTCAACGCTGTCTGCCGTTCGCTGAGCGCCCCGCCGCGCCCCGACGCCATCCCGGTCAATGACGCGATGCGCTTCCTGGCGGCGGACGCCGCTGAGAATCGCATGATTCGCCTGGGACAGTACGGCGACCCGACCCTCGCCGCCGACGCCAACGCCGAGGCCGGACAGCAGGTCTACGGTCAGATGTGCGCCAGCTGCCACGGCAGCCAGGGCGCCGGCGCCCGCAACGTGGGACCCTACGGCGCGTTCCCGCCCTTCCTTTACATCAACGTGGGACGTCTCGTGCCTGCCTCGGTCGGTGGCACCTACCAGGACGTTGCTGCCCGCACCATCGGCGGCGTACACGCAACGCTTCCCAACATGACTCCGGCCGCGTCCCTCTCCGAGCAAAACTGGAAGGACCTCCAGGCCTACGTTGCCGGCTTTGAAGGCGAAGGCAGCGACCGGGTCACCACCGTGCAGCCCCTCGACGAGACCACCTCGCCGGCCGACACCACCGGTGAGATTCCCGCCGATGGCCAGGCCGAACCCGGCGCTGTTACGACTCCCGCTCCGGAAGCTCCGGCCGACGAGACGCAAAATTGA
- a CDS encoding 4Fe-4S dicluster domain-containing protein, with protein MSKHLKDPDLPKHSEPQPGASALLRADAQGDVTLSFSDGSEPLKMNRRDFLRVSSVAAATAAMSSAACRRPVREIVPYVDRPEEVRIGMANHYASVCNACPSQCGMLVKSRAGRPIKLEGNPQHPVSQGALCARGQASYIDLYDPDRLRDAQRVSGESVSKVSWEDIDSQVAAKLSEIRGGGGLRILTGAMHGPATDALIAEVTSSVPNARHYTYEALGDDAMLAANAASYGNAHIPHYRFDKASLVVSFGSDFLGTWLSPSEFTRQFASRRNPDGEMSQLITFEPTLTLTGINADKRVRVRPDAMVDVAMAVAHQLFTAHNPQGVPAGAVRQALSAFAPAAVVERLGGDLSVEIIESVAQKLSQTAGKSIVVAGGNASATSNGLALESAVNLINAALGNDGQTIERDRPSYGAAGLAQLQALIAEIESGDVDMLIISGTNPVYSAPASLKVAEALAKVPLVISTSTHFDETARQAHYVATGCHSLEAWGDSNPRVGVHAIRQPAILPLYNTRSFEDSLMTWFGTAELSSTLAAFIPAPPQPAGNRPGAGQTYDTGPFYRFLRDFWQREVYPKADSLASFEQFWLSTMREGVYLSNDAQSAPAFRVRPTVANLPNALTEIAAAGDLGNKVVQLFASIPLYDGRQANNGHLQELPDPVSKHVWGSYAMVSYKTLKEAKLENGQYINVQVEGGPELGFPVIMVPGMHDDVIGIPLGYGRTAAGDVANGVGANAFKLSQAGENGALLSGIKATIKKTDKVEVLSTVQQGNVIDVDYHRIMATAELKEYREKPDAGIHHPVATKNLWEDHDYGNLKWGMSIDMSKCTGCSACVIACQEENNIPVVGRQGILEGREMHWMRIDRYYQLPEEAVKIRSSVTDDPMYSSEPEVAFGEYLENPRVLMHPMLCQHCDRAPCETVCPVLATMQSSDGLNQMSYQRCVGTRYCSNNCPYKVRRYNWFNYSENRGDTFFARLYPELKEHGRLNQTEPLQLGLNPDVTVRTRGVMEKCTFCVQRIRRGKWEIMKEGRRSFRQGEVVTACQQACPAEAIDFGNVLDDSHTVSKMHKSPRATFALSDINTRPAVAYMTSIWNTDEELV; from the coding sequence ATGAGTAAGCACCTCAAAGATCCCGATCTTCCCAAGCACTCGGAACCGCAACCGGGCGCCTCGGCGCTTTTGCGCGCCGACGCCCAGGGCGATGTCACGCTGAGCTTCTCCGACGGCTCTGAGCCTTTGAAGATGAACCGCCGTGACTTCCTGCGCGTGAGCAGCGTCGCTGCGGCCACCGCGGCGATGAGCAGCGCGGCGTGCCGTCGCCCCGTTCGCGAGATCGTCCCCTATGTCGATCGCCCCGAAGAGGTGCGCATTGGCATGGCCAACCACTACGCCAGCGTCTGCAACGCCTGCCCCTCGCAGTGCGGCATGCTGGTGAAGTCGCGCGCCGGTCGCCCGATCAAACTTGAAGGCAACCCGCAGCACCCGGTCAGCCAGGGTGCGCTCTGCGCTCGCGGCCAGGCCTCCTACATCGACCTCTACGATCCGGACCGCCTGCGCGACGCGCAGCGTGTCAGCGGCGAGAGCGTCTCGAAGGTCAGCTGGGAAGACATCGACTCTCAGGTTGCAGCCAAGCTCAGCGAGATTCGCGGCGGCGGTGGTCTTCGCATCCTCACCGGTGCGATGCACGGCCCGGCCACCGACGCGCTTATTGCCGAGGTTACCTCCAGCGTGCCCAACGCGCGCCACTACACCTATGAGGCGCTGGGCGACGACGCGATGCTCGCTGCAAACGCGGCCTCCTACGGTAACGCGCACATCCCGCATTACCGCTTCGATAAGGCCAGCCTTGTCGTCTCCTTCGGCAGCGACTTCCTGGGCACCTGGCTCTCCCCTTCGGAGTTCACCCGCCAGTTCGCCAGCCGTCGTAACCCCGACGGAGAGATGTCGCAGCTGATCACGTTTGAGCCCACGCTCACCCTGACCGGCATCAACGCCGACAAGCGCGTGCGTGTTCGTCCCGACGCGATGGTCGATGTGGCGATGGCCGTGGCTCACCAGCTCTTCACGGCGCACAACCCGCAGGGTGTTCCCGCCGGTGCGGTGCGCCAGGCGCTGAGCGCGTTTGCCCCGGCAGCGGTTGTGGAGCGCCTCGGTGGTGACCTGAGCGTCGAGATCATCGAAAGCGTCGCGCAGAAGCTCTCGCAGACCGCCGGCAAGTCCATTGTTGTGGCCGGTGGCAACGCCAGCGCCACGAGCAACGGCCTGGCGCTGGAGAGCGCGGTCAACCTGATCAACGCCGCACTCGGCAACGACGGGCAGACCATTGAGCGCGACCGGCCCAGCTACGGCGCCGCCGGTTTGGCCCAGCTTCAGGCGCTCATCGCCGAGATCGAAAGCGGCGATGTCGACATGCTCATCATCAGCGGGACCAACCCGGTCTACTCGGCGCCGGCCTCGCTGAAGGTCGCCGAAGCGCTGGCGAAAGTTCCGCTCGTCATCAGCACCTCGACCCACTTTGATGAGACCGCGCGTCAGGCGCACTACGTCGCCACCGGCTGCCACTCGCTGGAAGCCTGGGGCGACTCCAACCCCCGCGTGGGTGTGCACGCGATTCGCCAGCCGGCGATCCTGCCCCTCTACAACACGCGCTCTTTTGAAGACAGCCTGATGACCTGGTTCGGCACCGCCGAGCTCAGCAGCACGCTGGCCGCCTTCATCCCGGCTCCGCCGCAACCCGCGGGCAACCGCCCCGGCGCAGGCCAGACCTACGACACCGGCCCCTTCTACCGCTTCCTGCGCGACTTCTGGCAGCGCGAGGTCTATCCGAAGGCCGACTCGCTGGCGAGCTTTGAGCAGTTCTGGCTCTCCACGATGCGCGAAGGCGTCTACCTGAGCAACGATGCTCAATCTGCACCCGCCTTCCGCGTTCGCCCGACCGTGGCCAATCTGCCCAACGCCCTCACTGAGATTGCGGCCGCAGGCGACCTCGGCAACAAGGTCGTGCAGCTCTTCGCTTCGATCCCGCTCTACGACGGGCGCCAGGCCAACAACGGTCACCTCCAGGAGCTGCCCGACCCGGTCAGCAAGCACGTCTGGGGCTCCTACGCGATGGTCAGCTACAAGACCCTCAAAGAGGCGAAGCTCGAGAACGGCCAGTACATCAACGTGCAGGTCGAAGGCGGACCGGAGCTGGGCTTCCCGGTGATCATGGTCCCCGGCATGCACGATGACGTCATCGGCATCCCGCTCGGCTACGGCCGCACTGCCGCCGGCGACGTCGCCAACGGCGTGGGCGCCAACGCCTTCAAACTCTCTCAGGCCGGTGAAAACGGTGCGCTGCTCTCGGGCATCAAAGCCACCATCAAGAAGACCGATAAGGTTGAGGTCCTCTCCACCGTCCAGCAGGGCAACGTCATCGATGTGGACTACCACCGCATCATGGCCACCGCCGAGCTCAAGGAGTACCGCGAGAAGCCCGACGCCGGCATCCACCACCCGGTCGCCACCAAGAACCTGTGGGAAGATCACGACTACGGCAACCTCAAGTGGGGCATGTCCATCGACATGTCCAAATGCACCGGCTGCTCGGCCTGCGTGATCGCCTGCCAGGAAGAGAACAACATCCCGGTCGTCGGCCGTCAGGGCATCCTGGAAGGTCGCGAGATGCACTGGATGCGCATCGACCGCTACTATCAGCTGCCCGAAGAAGCGGTGAAGATCCGCTCCTCGGTCACCGACGACCCGATGTACAGCTCCGAGCCCGAGGTCGCCTTCGGTGAGTACCTGGAGAACCCGCGTGTTCTGATGCACCCGATGCTCTGCCAGCACTGCGATCGCGCTCCCTGTGAGACGGTCTGCCCGGTGCTCGCCACCATGCAGAGCAGCGACGGTCTCAACCAGATGAGCTACCAGCGTTGCGTGGGCACCCGTTACTGCTCCAACAACTGCCCCTACAAGGTGCGTCGCTACAACTGGTTCAACTACTCCGAAAACCGCGGAGACACCTTCTTCGCGCGCCTCTACCCCGAGCTCAAAGAGCACGGTCGTCTCAACCAGACCGAGCCGCTTCAGCTGGGGCTCAACCCCGACGTCACCGTGCGTACCCGCGGGGTCATGGAGAAGTGCACCTTCTGTGTGCAGCGTATCCGTCGCGGCAAGTGGGAGATCATGAAAGAGGGTCGCCGCTCCTTCCGCCAGGGCGAAGTCGTCACGGCCTGCCAGCAGGCATGCCCGGCCGAAGCCATCGACTTTGGCAACGTCCTCGACGACTCCCACACCGTCTCGAAGATGCACAAGTCACCCCGGGCCACCTTCGCGCTTAGCGATATCAACACCCGCCCTGCGGTCGCTTATATGACCAGCATCTGGAACACCGACGAAGAGCTCGTCTAA
- the nrfD gene encoding NrfD/PsrC family molybdoenzyme membrane anchor subunit produces the protein MKQSELQGRPRAAEAEGPFGGPLARREPLVADNKTWAQVDDDIARHTEVMPTARWWAVFVPSVLLMLVFLSSLGVAIGTGIGTSGISHPVGWGVFIINFVFWIGIGHAGTLISAILFLFRQNWRTAINRSAEAMTIFAVMVAGLFPLLHTGRPWFAYWLFPLPNGRGPLWVNFNSPLLWDVFAVSTYATISVVFWYVGLVPDLATIRDRAKHPLRKKLYGILSLGWTGGNRSWRHYEAAYLMLAGLATPLVLSVHTIVSFDFAVSVIPGWHTTIFPPYFVAGAIFSGFAMVLTLTIILRHVFDLKSYITINHLEAMAKVVLLTSGVVGIAYLTEFIIAYYSAVPAERFHFANRMFGPYAWSAFIMYGCNMVVPQLLWFKKLRRSIPVLFVLSLFVNLGMWFERFVIVVTALHRDFVPSSWGMYNFKAMDWLLTIGSFGMFFTLFLLFARVLPTITMFEVKAVMSPEEASRKNRKEVVGG, from the coding sequence ATGAAACAGAGTGAACTACAGGGACGCCCCCGGGCAGCCGAAGCCGAAGGGCCTTTTGGCGGCCCGCTGGCCCGGCGAGAGCCCCTCGTCGCCGATAATAAGACCTGGGCGCAGGTCGATGATGACATCGCTCGCCATACCGAGGTGATGCCCACGGCCCGATGGTGGGCGGTGTTCGTGCCCTCGGTGTTGCTGATGCTTGTCTTCCTCAGCTCGCTGGGTGTTGCCATCGGTACCGGTATCGGTACCAGCGGCATCAGCCACCCGGTTGGCTGGGGTGTGTTCATCATCAACTTCGTCTTCTGGATTGGTATTGGACACGCCGGGACGCTGATCTCGGCCATCCTCTTCCTCTTCCGCCAGAACTGGCGTACGGCCATTAACCGCTCGGCCGAGGCGATGACGATCTTCGCCGTTATGGTCGCCGGTCTCTTCCCGCTTTTGCACACGGGTCGACCCTGGTTTGCCTACTGGCTCTTCCCGCTTCCCAACGGACGCGGACCGCTGTGGGTCAACTTCAACTCGCCGCTTCTGTGGGACGTCTTCGCGGTCTCGACCTACGCGACGATCTCGGTGGTCTTCTGGTACGTGGGCCTGGTCCCCGACCTGGCGACGATCCGCGACCGCGCCAAGCACCCGCTGCGCAAGAAGCTCTACGGCATCCTGAGCCTGGGCTGGACCGGTGGAAACCGCTCCTGGCGTCACTACGAGGCCGCCTACCTGATGCTGGCCGGTCTGGCCACGCCGCTGGTCCTCTCGGTGCACACGATCGTGTCCTTCGACTTCGCCGTCTCGGTGATTCCGGGCTGGCACACCACGATCTTCCCGCCCTACTTCGTGGCCGGCGCCATCTTCAGTGGCTTCGCGATGGTGCTCACGCTGACGATCATCCTGCGTCACGTCTTCGACCTGAAGAGCTACATCACCATCAACCACCTGGAAGCCATGGCCAAGGTCGTGCTGCTTACCAGTGGCGTGGTCGGCATCGCGTACCTCACCGAGTTCATCATCGCCTACTACTCGGCGGTTCCCGCGGAGCGCTTCCACTTCGCCAACCGTATGTTTGGCCCCTACGCCTGGTCGGCCTTCATCATGTACGGCTGCAACATGGTGGTCCCGCAGCTGCTGTGGTTCAAGAAGCTGCGTCGCTCCATCCCGGTGCTCTTCGTGCTCTCACTCTTTGTGAACCTGGGCATGTGGTTTGAGCGCTTCGTTATCGTCGTCACCGCGCTCCACCGCGACTTCGTGCCCAGCTCCTGGGGTATGTACAACTTCAAGGCGATGGACTGGCTTCTGACCATCGGGTCGTTCGGGATGTTCTTCACCCTCTTCCTGCTCTTCGCCCGCGTGCTGCCCACCATCACCATGTTCGAAGTCAAGGCTGTGATGTCGCCTGAAGAAGCTTCGCGCAAGAACCGTAAGGAGGTCGTCGGTGGCTAA
- a CDS encoding c-type cytochrome: protein MSIPSTLKTRVAVTALALLGASFVGCIYEVGIPADGSKPVGELNPIEGMHNQTSYKDQEAQPVFRDDQSPGMRLPPPATVPVDGQLRPAQPSPDASAQLVNPVPVNAQSLEYGRFLYRTNCAVCHGTEGAADGTIVVSGAYGAPPSLLTDKLRGYEDGRIYHVVTYGQGAMWAYKNNLTDMERWAVVNYVRALQRADFPEPIDLDRMRDQ, encoded by the coding sequence ATGAGCATTCCAAGCACGCTAAAAACTCGCGTCGCTGTGACCGCGCTGGCCCTCCTGGGCGCCTCGTTCGTGGGCTGCATCTATGAGGTAGGGATCCCGGCCGACGGCAGCAAACCCGTTGGTGAGCTCAACCCCATCGAGGGCATGCATAACCAGACGAGCTATAAGGATCAGGAAGCCCAGCCGGTCTTCCGCGACGATCAGTCCCCCGGTATGCGTCTTCCGCCCCCGGCCACCGTGCCGGTCGACGGGCAGCTTCGCCCGGCTCAGCCCAGCCCCGACGCCAGCGCACAGCTGGTCAACCCGGTGCCGGTTAACGCCCAGAGCCTGGAGTACGGTCGCTTCCTCTACCGCACCAACTGCGCGGTCTGTCACGGCACCGAAGGCGCCGCCGACGGCACCATCGTTGTCTCCGGAGCCTACGGCGCACCGCCGAGTCTCCTGACCGATAAGCTGCGCGGCTATGAGGACGGACGCATCTACCACGTAGTCACCTACGGCCAGGGCGCGATGTGGGCCTACAAAAATAACCTCACCGATATGGAGCGCTGGGCCGTGGTCAACTACGTGCGCGCCCTGCAGCGGGCCGACTTCCCCGAGCCCATCGACCTGGATCGGATGCGCGACCAGTAA